TTGCCCGCGACCAGGCCGATGCCGCCGATGCCGGTGACGAGGCCGGCCTGTGCGGCGCCGAGTCCGCGTGGGCCGGTCAGGTAGAGGAAGACGAAGACGAAGGTGAAGCTGACGACGGCGTTGACGAAGACCCCCGCAGCCAGCAGCCACACGACCCTCGGTATGTCCTTGAACCCCTGCAGCACACCCGTGCCCCCGCCCTGATGAGTAAGTTCCTTTTGGGAACGGACTATGTCACCATGACAGCCTTGGGTCAACGGACGAAGGAGTTCCCATGGCCCAGCGCACACACCTCGGCGACGCGGACTGCGCCATCGCCCAGGCCCTCGACGTGGTGGGCGACTGGTGGACGCTGCTGATCGTGCGCGACACCGCGCGCGGCCTGCACCGCTTCGACGAGCTCCAGCGCGAGCTGGGGGTGTCCCGCAAGGTGCTCGCAGAACGGCTGAAGCTGCTCGTGGAGGCCGGGGTGCTGTCGCGCGAGCCGTACCAGGAGCGCCCGGTGCGGCACGAGTACCGGCTGACCCCGCGCGGGCGGGGGCTGCTGCCGGTCCTGGTGGCCCTCCAGGACTGGGGAGACACCTGGGTCCTGGGAGAGGGAGAGATGACGGCGACGACCGACGGAGCATCGCGCGAGGCGGAACGGGTGCACTCGCTGCTCGGCACGCGGGTGCCGCCACTGCTGCTGCCGGACCGTTTCGGCGGGATGGGCGACCCGGTGGCGGACACCCCGTTCACGGTCCTGTACTTCTTCCCGGGCGCCTACGCGCGGGCCGAGGCCTACCCTCCCGGCTGGGCCGGGATCCCGGGCGCCAAGGGCTGTACGTTCGAGTCGTGCACGTACCGCGACCAGCTCGCCGAGTTCACCGCGGCCGGCGCCACCGTGCACGGCGTCTCCACCCAGCGCCCGGACGAGCAGCGGGAGTTCGCGGAGGCGGAGCGGCTGCGTTTCCCGCTCCTGTCGGACGCCGACCTGGCGCTGACCGCCGCGCTGCGCCTGCCGACGTTCCGCGCGGCGGGCGTGAGCCGGATCAAGCGGCTGACCCTGGTCGTCGACCGCGACCGCACCGTGCGCGAGGTGGTCTACCCCATCCGCGACATCGAGGCGAGCGTGCAGACGGCCCTGGCGGCCGTCCGCACCCCCACCCCCGCCGGCTGAGCCGGGACGCGGCGCTCAGGCGGCCCGCTCCCCCAGGACGCGGGCCAGCACCTCACGGGCGTACGGCTCGTCGTACTCGGCGTCCGTCAGCAGGACCTGCAGGCTGATGCCGTCCATCGCGGCCACCAGCGCCCGGGCCGTCACCGGGTCGGTCCGCGGCGCCAGCGCCCGGCACGCGGCCTCGCACCACTCGGCGGCCACCGGCCGCAGGGCGGGGCGGCGCAGCGCCGCGACGTAGAGCTCGTACTCCAGCTCCGCCCGGCGCCGGTCCGCCGTCAGGAACTCGCCCAGGAGGCGGGCCAGCGCCGCGGCGAGGTCCGCCTCCGGGTCGGCCAGCTCCGGGGCGTGTGCCAGCGCCCGGGCGAAGCCCTCGTCGGCCTGCCGCAGCGCCGCCACCAGCAGGTCGTCCAGCGTCTTGAAGTGGTACGTCGTCGACCCCAGCGGTACGTCCGCCTCCGCGGCCGCGCTGCGGTGGCTCAGCCCCGCGATGCCCTTGGCACCCACCACGCGGATCGCGGCGTCGATGATCCGCCGGCGCCGGTCCGGGTCGTGGCGCCGCCGCGCGCCCTGCGGCATCAGTGCGCCCCGCCCAGGTTCAGCAGGACCACCCCGCCGATCACGAGGGCGATCCCCGCGATCTTCGCGGCGGTGGCCGCCTCCCCCATGAACACCATGCCGATCGCGGCGATGGCGGCGGTGCCGACTCCGGCCCATATCGCGTAGGCCGTACCGACCGGCATCGATTTCAGCGCCTGCGCGAGCAGGGTGAAGGCGATGGCGTATCCCAGCAGGGTGCCGAGCGAGGGCCACAGCTTCGTGAAGCCGTCGCTGTACTTCATGGCGGTGGTGCCGGCGACCTCGGCGGCGATGGCTGCGGCGAGCAGGGCATAGGGCATGTGTACAAGGGTACACATCGATGCGTACACCTGTACGCATGACGAGCGCCCATCCGCCCGGGGGACCGGCCGGGAAACACCGAGGGCCCCCGGCACGCGCGTGCCGGGGGCCCTCCTGTGCGAGCGGGGTGCTCAGACGTTGAAGCCGAGCGCGCGAAGCTGCTCGCGGCCGTCGTCCGTGATCTTGTCCGGGCCCCACGGCGGCATCCAGACCCAGTTGATCCGGAGTTCGTTGACGATGCCGTCCGTGGCCGACTTCGCCTGGTCCTCGATGACGTCCGTCAGCGGGCAGGCCGCCGAGGTGAGCGTCATGTCGAGGGTGGCGATGTTCGCGTCGTCGATGTGGATGCCGTAGATCAGGCCCAGGTTGACGACATCGATGCCCAGCTCGGGGTCGACCACGTCGTAGAGGGCCTCGCGGACCTCCTCCTCGGTGGCCGGCTTGGTCGACGCCTCGGGCGTCGCGTTCTCGGTCATGCCGTCTTCCTCTCCGCGTCGCCCAGAGCCTGGGCCGTCGCGTCCTTCCACGCCATCCAGCTCAGCAGGGCGCACTTCACACGGGCCGGGTACTTGGAGACGCCGACGAACGCGACCGCGTCCTCCAGCACCTCCTCCATGGCCTCGTCGGGCTCGATCTTGCCCTTGGACTGCATCATCTCCAGGAACACGGCCTGGATCTTCTGCGCCTCGGCCAGTTCCTTGCCCACGAGCAGCTCGTTCAGTACGGAGGCGCTGGCCTGGCTGATGGAGCAGCCCTGGCCCTCGTAGCTGACATCCGTCAGCGTCTCACCGTCGTACTTCACGCGCAGCGTGATCTCGTCACCGCAGGTCGGGTTGACGTGGTGCACCTCGGCGTCGCCGTCGCGCAGGCCACGCCCGTGCGGGTGCTTGTAGTGGTCCAGGATCAGTTCCTGGTACATCGAATCCAGCTTCACTGCGTCCTCGTCGCCTCGTCCGTCAGCCGAAGAAGTTCCGTACGTGCTCCAGCCCGTCGACCAGTGCGTCGACATCGGCCGGAGTGGAGTACAGGTAGAAAGACGCTCGCGTCGTCGCCGGAATTCCGTAGCGCAGGCAGACGGGGCGCGCGCAGTGGTGTCCCACGCGGACCGCGATGCCCTGCTCGTCCAGGACCTGGCCGACATCGTGCGGGTGGATGTCGCCGAGCACGAAGGAGATCGCGGCGCCGCGGTCCTCGGCCGTGGTGGGGCCGATGATCCGCAGGTCGGGCACCTCGGCGAGGCGCTTGATCGCGTACTCGGTGATCGCGTGCTCGTGCGCGGCGATCCTGTCCATGCCGATCGCGGAGAGGTAGTCCACGGCCGCACCGAGGCCGACGGCCTGGGCGATCGGGGGCGTACCCGCCTCGAACTTGTGCGGCGCCGGGGCGTAGGTCGAGGCGTGCATCGACACGGTCTCGATCATCTCGCCGCCGCCGAGGAACGGAGGCAGGTCCTCCAGCAGCTCCTGGCGGCCCCACAGGACGCCGATGCCGGTCGGGCCGCACATCTTGTGGCCGGTGAAGGCCACGAAGTCGGCGCCGAGCGCCTGCACGTCGAGCGGCATGTGCGGAGCGGCCTGGGAGGCGTCGATCAGCACCAGCGCGCCGACGTCCTGGGCGCGCCGGACGATCGCCTCGACCGGGTTGACCGTGCCCATGATGTTGGAGACCAGCGTGAAGGAGACGATCTTCGTCTGCTCCGTGATGACCTCTTCGATGTTGGACAGGTCGAGCCGGCCGTCGTCGGTGAGGCCGAACCACTTCAGCTTCGCGCCGGTGCGCTGCGCGAGCAGCTGCCACGGAACGATGTTGGAGTGGTGCTCCATCTCCGTGATGGCGATCTCGGTCTCGCGGTCGACCCGGTAGGGCTCGTCCGCCCAGCCGAGCATGTTCGCGACGAGGTTGAGCGACTCCGAGGCGTTCTTGGTGAAGATCACCTCGTCGCGGCTCGGCGCGTTGATGAAGGCGGCGACCTTGTCGCGGGCGCCCTCGTACAGCGCCGTGGCCTCCTCGGCGAGCACGTGCACGCCGCGGTGGACGTTCGCGTTGTGCTGCTCGTAGTACTCGCTCAGCGCGTCGAGTACCTGGCGCGGCTTCTGCGAGGTCGCGGCGTTGTCCAGGTAAACGATCTTCTTCCCGTCGTGGACCACACGATCCAGCAGGGGGAAGTCCTTGCGGATCGCCTCGCCAAGCAGATGAGACCCGGTGAGGAGGCCAGGCAGCTGTGTCACGCGGTCGCGCCACCCTTCACGTACTTGTCGTAGCCCTCGTTCTCCAGCTGGTCGGCGAGCTCGGCGCCGCCGGACTCGGCGATGCGGCCGTTCGCGAACACGTGCACGAAGTCGGGCTTGATGTAGCGCAGGATGCGCGTGTAGTGGGTGATCAGCAGGGTGCCGACCTCACCGCTCTCGCGGACGCGGTTGACGCCCTCGGAGACGATGCGCAGGGCGTCGACGTCCAGGCCGGAGTCGGTCTCGTCGAGGATGGCGATCTTCGGCTTGAGGAGCTCCAGCTGGAGGATCTCGTGGCGCTTCTTCTCACCGCCGGAGAAGCCCTCGTTGACGTTGCGCTCGGCGAAGGCCGGGTCCATCTGGAGCTGCTCCATCGCGGACTTGACCTCCTTCACCCAGGTGCGCAGCTTGGGGGCCTCGCCGCGGATGGCGGTGGCGGAGGTGCGCAGGAAGTTGGAGACCGAGACGCCGGGGACCTCGACCGGGTACTGCATGGCGAGGAAGACGCCGGCGCGGGCGCGCTCGTCGACGGACATCTCCAGGACGTCCTCGCCGTCGAGGGTCACGGTGCCACCGGTGATGGTGTACTTCGGGTGACCGGCCAGGGAGTACGCCAGCGTGGACTTGCCGGAGCCGTTCGGACCCATGATGGCGTGCGTCTCACCCTGCTTGACGGTGAGGTCGACGCCCTTGAGGATCTCGCGGGCGCCGTTCTCGGCCTCGACGGAGACGTGCAGGTCGTGGATTTCAAGCGTTGCCATGGATACCTCAGGACTCCTGGGTGAGGGAGACGAGCACGTCGTCCCCTTCGATCTTTACGGGGTATACGGGGACGGGGCGCGTCGCGGGCAGACCGGAGGGCTTTCCGGTGCGCAGGTCGAAGGCCGACCCGTGCAGCCAGCACTCGATCATGCAGTCCTCGACCTCGCCCTCCGAGAGCGAGACGTTCGCGTGCGAGCAGATGTCGTTGATCGCGAACACCTCCCCGTCGGTGGAGACGATGGACACCGGCGTGCCGTCGAGTTCCACCCGCTTGGGGGTGTTCTCCTCCAGCTCGCTCAGCGCGCAGGCCTTGACGTAGTTCATCAGACGGAACCCTGGAGCTCGGCCTCGATCTTGGCGATCAGGCGCTCTTCGATGTCGTCGACACCGATCTGCTGGACGAGCTCGGCGAAGAAGCCGCGGACGACCAGGCGGCGGGCCTCGTCGGCCGGGATGCCGCGGGCCTGCAGGTAGAAGAGCTGCTCGTCGTCGAAGCGGCCGGTGGCGGAGGCGTGGCCGGCGCCGACGATCTCGCCGGTCTCGATCTCCAGGTTCGGCACGGAGTCGACCCGCGCGCCGTCCGTGAGGACGAGGTTGCGGTTCATCTCGTACGTGTCGGTGCCCTCGGCGCTCTTCTCGATGAGCACGTCGCCGATCCAGACGGCGTGGGCGTCCTGGCCCTGGAGGGCGCCCTTGTAGACGACGTTCGACTTGCAGTGCGGGGCGTCGTGCGTGACGAGGAGGCGGTGCTCCTGGTGCTGGCCGGCGTCCGTGAAGTACAGGCCGAGCATCTCGGCCTCGCCGCCGGGGCCCGCGTAGGTGACGCGCGGGTGCAGGCGGACGACGTCGCCGCCGAAGGTGACGACCACGGACTTGAAGCTCGCGTCGCGGCCGACGAGGGCGTTGTGCTGCGAGGTGTGGACGGCGGTGTCGTCCCAGTCCTGGACGGACACGAAGGTCACCTTCGCGCCGTCGCCGACGAGGATGTCCACGTTGGCGGCGCGCACGCCGTCGCCGGTGTGGTCGATCACGATGATCGCCTCGGCGAAGGGCTTCACGTCGAAGACGGTGTGGCCGAAGGTCGTGCCGCCTTCGCCGTGCAGGGCGACCCGGATGGGCTCGGTGAGCACGGTCTCCTTGGGCACGGTGACGACCGTGGCCTTGGCGAAGGAGGAGAAGGCCTGTGCGGCGACGCGGTCGACGGGCGTGCCGGCCTTGCCGATCCGCTCGTCGCCGCGCTCCACGGACTCGACCGTGACGCCCTCGGGGGCGTCGATCTGGGCCTTCATGGTGCCGTCGGCGACGGCGGTGCCGTCGTGCAGGCCCTTGAGGCGGGCGAGCGGCGTGAAGCGCCACTCCTCCTCGCGGCCGTGCGGGACCGGGAAGTCGGCCACGTCGAAGGACGGGGGCGCGCTCGTCCGGGTGGCGACGGTGGACTCGGCGGCCACCGCGATCGCGCCGGCGGTGGTGGAGCCCGCCGGAATATTCTGAGCCTCAGCCATGGCTGTCGTCTTGCTCGCTCTCTTAAAAGAACACGTCTACGTCTGTGAATGTGCTGCGGGCGGGGGCCGGACTAGCCGACCGAGCCCTCCATCTGCAGCTCGATCAGCCGGTTGAGCTCCAGCGCGTACTCCATCGGCAGCTCCTTCGCGATCGGCTCGACGAAGCCGCGCACGATCATGGCCATGGCCTCGAACTCGGTGAGGCCGCGCTGCATCAGGTAGAAGAGCTGGTCGTCGGAGACCTTGGAGACGGTGGCCTCGTGGCCCATCGTCACGTCGTCCTCGCGGACGTCCACGTACGGGTACGTGTCCGAGCGGGAGACGGTGTCCACGAGCAGTGCGTCGCACAGGACGTTGGACTTCGAGCCGGCGGCGCCCTCGCCGATCTCGACCAGGCCCCGGTAGGAGGTGCGGCCGCCGCCTCGGGCCACCGACTTGGAGACGATGTTCGAGGAGGTGTTCGGCGCCATGTGGACCATCTTGGAGCCGGCGTCCTGGTGCTGGCCCTCGCCCGCGAAGGCGATGGACAGGGTCTCGCCCTTGGCGTGCTCGCCCATCAGGTACACGGCCGGGTACTTCATGGTGACCTTGGAGCCGATGTTGCCGTCGATCCACTCCATGGTCGCGCCCTCGTACGCCACGGCACGCTTGGTGACCAGGTTGTAGACGTTGTTCGACCAGTTCTGGATCGTCGTGTAGCGGCAGCGGCCGCCCTTCTTCACGATGATCTCGACGACGGCGCTGTGCAGCGAGTCCGAGGAGTAGATCGGGGCGGTGCAGCCCTCGACGTAGTGGACGTAGGCGTCCTCGTCGACGATGATCAGCGTCCGCTCGAACTGGCCCATGTTCTCCGTGTTGATACGGAAGTAGGCCTGCAGCGGGATGTCCACGCGGACGCCCTTGGGGACGTAGATGAACGAGCCGCCGGACCACACCGCGGTGTTCAGCGAGGCGAACTTGTTGTCGCCGACCGGGATGACCGTGCCGAAGTACTCCTGGAAGAGCTCCGGGTGCTCCTTGAGCGCGGTGTCCGTGTCGAGGAAGATCACGCCCTGCTCCTCCAGGTCCTCACGGATCTGGTGGTAGACGACCTCGGACTCGTACTGGGCCGCGACACCGGCGACGAGGCGCTGCTTCTCCGCCTCCGGGATGCCGAGCTTGTCGTACGTGTTCTTGATGTCCTCGGGCAGTTCCTCCCAGGAAGCGGCCTGCTTCTCGGTGGAGCGCACGAAGTACTTGATGTTGTCGAAGTCGATGCCCGACAGGTCGGAGCCCCACATCGGCATGGGCTTCTTGTCGAACAGCCTCAGGCCCTTGAGGCGGAGGTTCAGCATCCACTCCGGCTCGGACTTCTTCTCCGAGATGTCGCGGACGACAGCCTCGGACAGACCCCGCTTGGCAGCGGCGCCGGCCGCGTCGGAGTCGGCCCAGCCGTATTCATAGGTGCCCAGGCCATCGAGCTCAGGGTGAGCGGTCTCCGTGGTCATGCGGGGTTCCTCCCGGCCGTACTTGCAGATACTGATGTGTCGGTCTGTGTGGTGCCCGCGCTGCGCGGGATGAACGTCGTGCACACTCCGTCGCCGTGGGCGATCGTGGCGAGGCGCTGCACATGCGTCCCGAGCAGGCGTGAGAAGACCTCGGTCTCCGCCTCGCAGAGCTGCGGGAACTGCTCGGCCACGTGGGCGACCGGGCAGTGGTGCTGGCAGAGCTGTTCACCGCTGTGCGGACCGGGAGCGCTCTTCGCCGTAGCAGCGTACCCGTCTTGCGTCAACGCCCTGGCAAGAGCCTCCGTGCGGCCCTCGGGGGCGGCCGCCTCGACGGCTGCCCGGTAGGCCTCGGCCTGCGACTCCATGCGCGCCCTGGCGAAGGCGGCGACGGCCGCCTCGCCCTGTTCGCCGCCGCCCACGGACTGCGCGATCCAGCGCAGGGCGTCCGCGGCGAGCTTGTCGTAGGACTGGTCGAAGGCGTCGCGGCCGCAGTCGGTGAGCGCGAAGACCTTGGCCGGCCGACCCCGGGTCCGCGCTCCGTACACGCGCTGCTCACGGGCTTCGACCACGTCGTCGGCGACGAGCGTGTCGAGGTGGCGGCGGACGGCGGCCTGGGTGAGGCCGAGGCGCTGGGCGAGGTCGGCGACGGTGGACGGGCCGTGGTCCAGGATCGAGCGCGCCACGCGGTTGCGGGTTGACCGCTCCCCGGTGGCGAGCTCCCCCTGGGGGGCCTCGTTCTGCCGTTCGCCGTATTTCACAACACCATTGTTGCGTAATTAACCGAGCCCGGACAAGCCGTGACGGAGGCCACGCCTGGTGGCCTCCATCACTAAGGGTTACCTTATTTATCGACGGAGAGTTATTCGGACTGATTGATTCCGCTCACCTTCCGGGCCCCTCGTTCGGCCGCATTCCCCGCCGCCACCAGCACTCACGCACTCTCGGCGGCACCCCGCGCCGGCAGGCCCGGCGCTACGAACGATCACCGAAAACGAAGGGGCCGTCCGGGGGCCGCCGGACCGAAAAAAAGCCGTTCCCGCGATCCGTCGTTCGATACTCCGGCCGCCGGGCCCCGGCGCCGGGGGCCCGTCCCGCGGCTCCGTAGACTCACCCACCATGAGCAACGACCCCGCGGTGGAGATCCGCGGACTGGTGAAGCGGTACGGCGCCAAGACGGCGGTGGACGGACTGGACCTCACCGTCCGCGCGGGCTCCGTCACCGCGGTCCTCGGTCCCAATGGCGCGGGCAAGACGACCACGGTGGAGACGTGCGAGGGCTACCACCGCCCCGACGCCGGCACCGTCCGCGTCCTCGGTCTCGACCCGGTCGCCCAGGCGGAGGCCCTGCGCCCCCGGATCGGCGTGATGCTCCAGTCCGGAGGCGTGTACTCCGGGGCCCGCGCCGTCGAGATGCTCCGCCACATGGCCAAGCTGTACGCCGACCCGCTCGACCCGGACACCCTGGTGGACCGCCTCGGACTCGGCAGCTGCGGCCGCACCCCCTACCGCCGGCTCTCCGGCGGCCAGCAGCAGCGCCTCGCCCTGGCCATGGCCGTCGTGGGCCGCCCCGAGCTGGTCTTCCTCGACGAACCCACCGCCGGCCTGGACCCGCAGGCCCGCCGCGCCACCTGGGACCTCGTACGGGAGCTGCGCGCCGACGGGGTCACCGTCGTCCTCACCACCCACCACATGGACGAGGCCGAACAGCTCTCGGACGAGGTCGCCATCGTGGACGCGGGCCGGGTCATCGCCCACGGCAGCCCTGAGCAGCTGTGCCGCGGCGGCGCCGAGAACACCCTGCGCTTCACCGGCCGCCCGTCCCTCGACCTGGCCTCGCTGCTGAAGGCACTGCCCGACGGCACCCAGGCGGCCGAGGCCGCCCCCGGCGTCTACCGGGTGACCGGCGAGGTCGACCCGCAGCTGCTGGCCACCGTCGCGTCCTGGTGCGCGCAGAACGGCGTGCTCGCGGACAGCCTCGCGGTGCAGCGGCACACCCTCGAAGACGTCTTCCTCGAACTGACCGGTAAGGAGCTGCGCGCATGAGCGCCGGCACGTTCACCCCCCGGCCGGGGGCCGCGCCCGTGTCCCGCATGATCCTCGCGCAGGCGGCGCTGGAGACGCGGATGCTGCTGCGCAACGGCGAGCAGCTGCTGCTGACCGTGATCATCCCGGCGCTGCTCCTGGTGCTGTTCTCCGCCGTCGACATCGTCGACACGGGCGCCGGTGAGCCCGTGGACTTCCTCGCCCCCGGCGTCATCGCCCTCGCCGTGATGTCCACCGCCTTCACCGGCCAGGCCATCGCCACCGGCTTCGACCGCCGCTACGGGGTCCTCAAGCGGCTCGGCGCCTCCCCGCTGCCGCGCTGGGCGCTGATGGCGGCCAAAACCCTCTCGGTGCTGGTCACCGAGGTGCTGCAGATCGCCCTGCTGACGGTGATCGCCCTCGCCCTGGGCTGGTCCCCGCAAGGGGATCCGCTGTCGGTCGCCGCGCTGGTGCTGCTGGGCACCGCCGCCTTCTCGGGGCTCGGCCTGCTGATGGCGGGCACGCTGCGGGCCGAGGCCACCCTCGCCGCCGCCAACCTGGTCTTCCTGCTGCTGCTGGTCGGCGGCGGAGTGGTCGTGCCGCTCGACAAATTCCCGGAGGCGGTGCGGTCCGTCCTGGAACTGCTGCCGATCTCCGCGCTGTCCGACGGGCTGCGCGACGTGCTCCGGCACGGGGCCGTGCTGCCGTGGGGCGACGCGGCCGTCCTCGCCGCCTGGGCCGTGCTGGGCCTGGGCGCCGCGGCACGGCTCTTCCGCTGGGAATGAAACCCTTTCCCCCGCGGCGGCGCAGCCGCGAGGATGGGCGCCTCCACACATGAAGCCGGGGGGCGGACATGGTGCAGCGGGAGGCCGTTCTTCGGCTGGACGAGCGGTGGGCGCGGGTGCGGGCGGGGGCCGCGCGGCCGGAGCCGGCGGCGCGTGAAGCGCTCCTGGACGAGCTGATCGGCGCCCTGCGCACGCTCCCCGAGGATCCCGAGTGCACCGCCCTGCTCGGCCTGCGCCTCGCCGACCGGGCGGCCCTGCGCTTCGCCGCGGGGGACCGCGCGGGCGCCCTCGCCACCATCGAGGAGGGCCTGCGCAGTTCCGAACGCGCCGCCCCGCACGCCCCGGAGTACGCCCGCTGGTACGCCCGCGGGCTGATCAACCACGGGGTGTGGCTGGCCTGGCCGCTGAGTGACGCGGACCGGCTGCCGAAACACCCGCTGGGCCCGGCCTCCGCCGACGGCCCGAGCGCCATGGAGCGGGCCGCAGGTGAGCGCGCCCGCGACCTGACCCGTACCGCGGTGGGGGTGTGGGCGGGACTGGACCAGGCCGACCCGGTCAACCGGCGGGGCCTCGCCCAGGCCAAGGTGTTCCTCGGGGACCGGCTCGCCGAGCTGGGCTCCACCGAGGACGCGGTGGCGTGGGCCGTGGACGCGGAGTGCGACTTCCGGCGGCTGCTGCTGGCCGACCCGGCCGCGGAGGAGGCCGAGGCCGCCGAGGAGGCGCTGGACCACATCGGCCGCCAGCTGGAACTGCGCCTGCGCCACCTGGCCTTCGACGAGCTGGTCGGCCTGCGTACCCGGGGGCTGCTGCCCGAACGGCTGCTGCCGCGGGCCGTGGTGGCCGCCCGTATCCGGTCGGTGGCGGAGCCGGAGATCGCCGCCCGGCTGCACCTGGACGCCGAGCAGGTGCGCACGATGCTGGAGGTCACCCCCTGGCTCGCGGTGTGGCGCTTCGACGTCCGAGGCCCCGACGGGCTGTGGAGCGCGCTTCCCCGTCCCTGGCACAGCGCCACAGAGGTGAGGAACAGGACGGCCGAGGACGTAGCGGGCGAACTTCTACGGGAGTTCGCGCGCTCGCCGTACCACCCGGGCGACGGGGCGCATTGGCGCGTCCTGCTGTGGTGGGAGGAGGAGGGCGATCCCGCCGCCGCCCGGTTCCGGCTGCTCGCCGGTCCCGACGCCCCCTCCCCCACCCCCTCGTGAAAGTTTGCACAAGGGGTCGCCTACGATATGGGGCGTGTTGAACCCCCTCGCATACATCGCCGGCCGCTGGACTCCGTCACCCCGGATCGTCCGGCGGGCCGCGCTCGCCGCGCTCGTCATGAGCGTGGCCATCGTCATCACCGGCGGCGCGGTACGGCTGACCGGATCCGGTCTCGGCTGCGACACCTGGCCCAAGTGCACCGACGACAGCCTGATCGCGACCCAGGAGCAGGGCTTCCACGGCGCCGTCGAGTTCGGCAACCGCATGCTGACGTACGTGCTCAGCGCAGCCGTCGGCTGGTTGATCATCGCGGCCCGGTCGGCCGAGCCCTGGCGCCGCTCGCTGACGAAGCTCGGCTGGATCCAGTTCGCCATCGTGATGTGCAACGCCGTCCTCGGCGGCATCACCGTCATGACGGGCCTCAACCCGTACAGCGTGGCCGGGCACTTCCTG
This DNA window, taken from Streptomyces sp. TN58, encodes the following:
- the sufD gene encoding Fe-S cluster assembly protein SufD; its protein translation is MAEAQNIPAGSTTAGAIAVAAESTVATRTSAPPSFDVADFPVPHGREEEWRFTPLARLKGLHDGTAVADGTMKAQIDAPEGVTVESVERGDERIGKAGTPVDRVAAQAFSSFAKATVVTVPKETVLTEPIRVALHGEGGTTFGHTVFDVKPFAEAIIVIDHTGDGVRAANVDILVGDGAKVTFVSVQDWDDTAVHTSQHNALVGRDASFKSVVVTFGGDVVRLHPRVTYAGPGGEAEMLGLYFTDAGQHQEHRLLVTHDAPHCKSNVVYKGALQGQDAHAVWIGDVLIEKSAEGTDTYEMNRNLVLTDGARVDSVPNLEIETGEIVGAGHASATGRFDDEQLFYLQARGIPADEARRLVVRGFFAELVQQIGVDDIEERLIAKIEAELQGSV
- the sufC gene encoding Fe-S cluster assembly ATPase SufC gives rise to the protein MATLEIHDLHVSVEAENGAREILKGVDLTVKQGETHAIMGPNGSGKSTLAYSLAGHPKYTITGGTVTLDGEDVLEMSVDERARAGVFLAMQYPVEVPGVSVSNFLRTSATAIRGEAPKLRTWVKEVKSAMEQLQMDPAFAERNVNEGFSGGEKKRHEILQLELLKPKIAILDETDSGLDVDALRIVSEGVNRVRESGEVGTLLITHYTRILRYIKPDFVHVFANGRIAESGGAELADQLENEGYDKYVKGGATA
- a CDS encoding DMT family transporter, producing MPYALLAAAIAAEVAGTTAMKYSDGFTKLWPSLGTLLGYAIAFTLLAQALKSMPVGTAYAIWAGVGTAAIAAIGMVFMGEAATAAKIAGIALVIGGVVLLNLGGAH
- a CDS encoding cysteine desulfurase, with the translated sequence MTQLPGLLTGSHLLGEAIRKDFPLLDRVVHDGKKIVYLDNAATSQKPRQVLDALSEYYEQHNANVHRGVHVLAEEATALYEGARDKVAAFINAPSRDEVIFTKNASESLNLVANMLGWADEPYRVDRETEIAITEMEHHSNIVPWQLLAQRTGAKLKWFGLTDDGRLDLSNIEEVITEQTKIVSFTLVSNIMGTVNPVEAIVRRAQDVGALVLIDASQAAPHMPLDVQALGADFVAFTGHKMCGPTGIGVLWGRQELLEDLPPFLGGGEMIETVSMHASTYAPAPHKFEAGTPPIAQAVGLGAAVDYLSAIGMDRIAAHEHAITEYAIKRLAEVPDLRIIGPTTAEDRGAAISFVLGDIHPHDVGQVLDEQGIAVRVGHHCARPVCLRYGIPATTRASFYLYSTPADVDALVDGLEHVRNFFG
- a CDS encoding TetR/AcrR family transcriptional regulator gives rise to the protein MPQGARRRHDPDRRRRIIDAAIRVVGAKGIAGLSHRSAAAEADVPLGSTTYHFKTLDDLLVAALRQADEGFARALAHAPELADPEADLAAALARLLGEFLTADRRRAELEYELYVAALRRPALRPVAAEWCEAACRALAPRTDPVTARALVAAMDGISLQVLLTDAEYDEPYAREVLARVLGERAA
- the sufU gene encoding Fe-S cluster assembly sulfur transfer protein SufU, yielding MKLDSMYQELILDHYKHPHGRGLRDGDAEVHHVNPTCGDEITLRVKYDGETLTDVSYEGQGCSISQASASVLNELLVGKELAEAQKIQAVFLEMMQSKGKIEPDEAMEEVLEDAVAFVGVSKYPARVKCALLSWMAWKDATAQALGDAERKTA
- a CDS encoding helix-turn-helix transcriptional regulator, coding for MKYGERQNEAPQGELATGERSTRNRVARSILDHGPSTVADLAQRLGLTQAAVRRHLDTLVADDVVEAREQRVYGARTRGRPAKVFALTDCGRDAFDQSYDKLAADALRWIAQSVGGGEQGEAAVAAFARARMESQAEAYRAAVEAAAPEGRTEALARALTQDGYAATAKSAPGPHSGEQLCQHHCPVAHVAEQFPQLCEAETEVFSRLLGTHVQRLATIAHGDGVCTTFIPRSAGTTQTDTSVSASTAGRNPA
- a CDS encoding winged helix-turn-helix transcriptional regulator, yielding MAQRTHLGDADCAIAQALDVVGDWWTLLIVRDTARGLHRFDELQRELGVSRKVLAERLKLLVEAGVLSREPYQERPVRHEYRLTPRGRGLLPVLVALQDWGDTWVLGEGEMTATTDGASREAERVHSLLGTRVPPLLLPDRFGGMGDPVADTPFTVLYFFPGAYARAEAYPPGWAGIPGAKGCTFESCTYRDQLAEFTAAGATVHGVSTQRPDEQREFAEAERLRFPLLSDADLALTAALRLPTFRAAGVSRIKRLTLVVDRDRTVREVVYPIRDIEASVQTALAAVRTPTPAG
- the sufB gene encoding Fe-S cluster assembly protein SufB — encoded protein: MTTETAHPELDGLGTYEYGWADSDAAGAAAKRGLSEAVVRDISEKKSEPEWMLNLRLKGLRLFDKKPMPMWGSDLSGIDFDNIKYFVRSTEKQAASWEELPEDIKNTYDKLGIPEAEKQRLVAGVAAQYESEVVYHQIREDLEEQGVIFLDTDTALKEHPELFQEYFGTVIPVGDNKFASLNTAVWSGGSFIYVPKGVRVDIPLQAYFRINTENMGQFERTLIIVDEDAYVHYVEGCTAPIYSSDSLHSAVVEIIVKKGGRCRYTTIQNWSNNVYNLVTKRAVAYEGATMEWIDGNIGSKVTMKYPAVYLMGEHAKGETLSIAFAGEGQHQDAGSKMVHMAPNTSSNIVSKSVARGGGRTSYRGLVEIGEGAAGSKSNVLCDALLVDTVSRSDTYPYVDVREDDVTMGHEATVSKVSDDQLFYLMQRGLTEFEAMAMIVRGFVEPIAKELPMEYALELNRLIELQMEGSVG
- a CDS encoding bifunctional 3-phenylpropionate/cinnamic acid dioxygenase ferredoxin subunit, whose protein sequence is MNYVKACALSELEENTPKRVELDGTPVSIVSTDGEVFAINDICSHANVSLSEGEVEDCMIECWLHGSAFDLRTGKPSGLPATRPVPVYPVKIEGDDVLVSLTQES
- a CDS encoding metal-sulfur cluster assembly factor, with amino-acid sequence MTENATPEASTKPATEEEVREALYDVVDPELGIDVVNLGLIYGIHIDDANIATLDMTLTSAACPLTDVIEDQAKSATDGIVNELRINWVWMPPWGPDKITDDGREQLRALGFNV